GAACCTGTTTCATTAACCCGTTAGATTCAAAAACTGTAATGATATAAAAAGACAGGAATACGGCCACAAGATACCTTTGCTAGGTCCAATAACCGGCTGCACTGCCCCGCCATCTTGGGGTAAAGATGATTAATTCGTGGTTCAGCGAAGTTGCTAATTATTAGATCTCAGGAACAGATAGACAAGGGCTGTTATCTGAAGCTCACGTGATGTCATCACACTGACTTGCCGAGCTCACTTTTAGGGAAACATTCTGATTCAGCAGCTGCACCCTACCCTGTCTTACCAATTATTATGGATAAGAAGCGCAAGTCAGTCTTTTCATCGCATCATGGTGATTCAGTACTGACAAGGGCGAAGGTTAACACACCCCCAAAAATGAGACAACCGCCAGTGCTGACTTTGGACTAGAAaaaccatcttcttcatagTTCCAATACGGCTCCTCTGCAGGGATTTCTATCAGACACAGATTTTGACAACGATGTACAAATAATTTTCAATATAATCGACAAAATTACCGCAACATCTGAAGATAGTGTCGCTAATCCCAGCTCGGACATTTTGAAAGCCGCCAATGACTTTAGTCAAGCTCTACGGCATGCGTCTACTCCCAACAAACCAACTACAAATCTCTGTCATGATCGCGATATACCGACAAGTTTATCATCAAGCTCTAGCCTGCCCCCATTGCCCCGAATTATTGACGAGAAACTTGAAAGAGCGGTTTTTACACACCCGGGAGTGAGCAAAGATCCAAAAATAAGTTATGATAGGCTTGAAGTCCTTGGCGACGCATATATAGAGCTCATAGCTACAAAACTCATCTGGAACAAATTCCAGCAGATACCATCTGGCCGGATTTCACAGATTAGGGAGCTTCTGGTAAAGAATGAGACTCTGGCCGAATATACTACAGAGTATGGGATTGACCAAAGAGCTTCAGTTCCACATGATTATTCAAGCCAGCCGAAGCGGTGGACCAAAACGAAAGGCGATATCTTCGAGGCCTACGTGGCTGCTGTTGTACTATCACATCCTAATGGATATGATATTGCTGAAAAATGGCTCTCACAATTATGGTCCTCCAAACTTGCAACCATTGAGGAATCGCATGCACACTCGCAGGCCAAGGAAGATCTCGCCAAAAAAATAATGGGAAAAGGCGTCAAACTGAAATACATTGATGAAAGGAAGCCGCTACAGCACGAAGGAGGTATGCAAACCTTTTTTATCGGTGTTTACCTCACGGGTTGGGGATGGACCAACAAACACCTTGGATCTGGCCAGGGGTCGAACAAAACAATTGCTGGGAATAAGGCAGCTCAACAGGCCCTAGAAAATGGCTGTTTAATCAAGGATATTGTCGCATCCAAGCTCATGCATGGGACAGGCAGGCCGTAGGATTTACATTTTGACGGACGATCACCCCTCGTCGTCGTACGAGCATAGATAGATATGTACTGGCCATATTTTGTTGTAAGTCTGAGAGCTGGATCGTGGGAAAAGAACAGTACTACGGATTAATTTTATTTGTTAATATATGGAGAGAAACATAACGTCGGTTAAAGGCTCCGGGTTAATCCAGTACCTGGGGTACTTGGCCGGGGCGCGTCGCATCGCACTAGATTAGGCAAGGTACCGAGGTAACTATATGGGCATCCATTACCTAGATGAATAACCAAACAGACCAAACAGTTTCCGGGCAGCCTCGAtgtgtcttttcttttgctggGCAGGGCCAGTGCAGGATGGCTGGACGACGGTCGATGGTACTATGTACTGAGGTAGATAGTATTGTCCAAATCCATTTAAGCTTTTTTGCTGTGTACTTTGAATACAGTGGAGAGTACGTACTATACCTGCAGTCCGTTCTGGCACGGATGATTCAGCATTGTTGCCACACCTAACTATTAACGAACTACCAGTGGCTGGAAAACGAGCCTAACCAAAACCTCGTAATTTGATGATTTTTCGAGACAGCTGAGGGGAGCAACGGCTCGGACATCGGAGGGTATACTGCTCTACACATACAGAGTACGTGGTGCTGTACGTACTACTCTGTAAGTGGGTCGGCATTTGGAAACCCGTGTGGCATATTTAGCGCTCGACCTGGCCAACTCGATTACTCGAACATCCCCAGTTAGGTGCCGAAGCCGCTTCTCTTTCCTTCAAATCGACACGAACGCCACAGATGGATTGGGAGCGTACAAGGAGGTTTGTTTGCCTACTTCGCGGTTCTTATATCCCATGTGCTGAACATTATGTTTGCTACAGATTTGATGATCACCGTGGTGGAGAGAGTTATCGCCCAGGAAGCTCTCGAGGATATACTCGTCGCAGCAGGTCTCCCCCCCGGATACGCTCGCCCCCTAATCGCCTTGTTGCCGATACATGGGCGCCATCTACTGGACGGCCATATACTCGCCCGAGGACCCGTTCACCGCCTCCATATAGGCGTCGTTCACGAAGTCCGCAGCTGTATAACAAGGATACTGGTGTTGGTTCGTATTCGAAGACGTACGTCCCACGGCGATTCTCACCTCGTCGGGATGTGAGGCCCAGATCTCCTGCGTCATCTTCAAGACGGCCAAGGTCTCCCTTCGGGGAAGATCGTTCTCGTGATGCTGGATGGAACCAGAGTACCTCAACTTGTAGGCCGCCAAGAGACTCTTCGGCCGGAGGCCGCGATTATGGGCACTATAGAAAGGAGCGCCACCCGCCTTCTGCTGGTCGACACACGCGATCTGGGTCACCACTAAGACGTGGACCATCATTCGAAGACGATCACCGCCCACAGACGACAGCTCGTGCTCGGAGCCCTTTTTATAAGGGCCGTAGAGACGCTACTGCCAACCGATATCTAGGGCCAAGGCGACGGTCCCAATCCCCAAATGATATCCACACCAAGCGACCATCTGCCTCTGGGTCTATGTCCAACTCAAGGCGGTCGTCTCCCAGCGACAATAAGAACAATACCCCTTCAAGAGGCAATAGAAGCCGGTCACCGCCTGCCAGCCATCCCCTGGGCCGTCGTCGCTCTAGAGACTGGGGAGTCTTGCTAGCCCAGAATGACTCCACGCCCTCAACAAAAAGTAACTTGACCACTCCGGAAGGCAGGATCGACTCACCAACTGGGGAGCAAATGTTTCGGAAGTCACTGCCCAGTAACGACGATACGAGGCCATCTCCACTACCTGGAATACAGGGTAGGTCAAATCACATCAAAGCGTCATATCCGAGTAATGCTCCGAGTCAGCCAAAGGCATTCACAAATAAACGCAACCACAAGTCACCTCCACCAGGACCGCCACATGGCCCAAAGACCCTCGCATCGCATCCTCGCGCATCGAACATTTCCCTTTTGTCTGCCCCGACGAGGCCCCGCGGAAACTCAACTCTGAAAGACAGTGGTTGGACAACAACGCCGATACGCCGTGGGCCTGCACCTGCTGGGTCACATGGAACGCCCACTGCCCCTCGAAGCAATCAATTAGCAGCTCTTGGTGTCGAACCACAACGCGCCCGTTCCTGCCACCATAACAGTGTTTCCAGTACCTCGTCCCCTCACACTCCAAGATACTCCAGGTTTTTTGTAGGTCTCAATACCATCATTCCGGGAGGTAGACTCCATCCATTAGAGCTTGACAGTATGACGGAAAAGCGCCTTTCTCAGCTTGACGCCGATAGGGATCGACTTTTCGAACAGATTTCAGAGAGCCAAAAGCTGAAGCGTGCTGGGTTAAGGGATTGGAATAAGCTTGACCGGGAGAGCTCTATTTGTGCTTTGAAAAGTGAACTTGCTGAAGGACATTTACATTGTATCACTGACACTGAAGGTACACTTGGCAGGGCATTGTTTTGATACTTCATTACCGTTTGATAACATTAATATTTTCAACCACCTGCCGGTTCATGCCAACATACAATTTCTTTTGGACGTGATTCGAGTAGAAATTAGCTCGGACCGGGTTTGTTCTTAATGCGGTCCAATCGAGTATTCGTGAGCTTTTGATTTTTGAACCCCAGATGAACTTAGGAATAGAGCTTTACCCGAAACTTTTCAAATAAAAAGCTGTTATTATTGCTATACAAGAATTCTGTACATGCGATCAGAAATTAAATCGCATCAGTTGTACTAGTCGTGCCGGCATTAGCCCCCTGCGTAGTTACACTAGTAACTAGTTACCTTACGTACCAGGTCGGAAATCCAGAAGCTTGGGAAATGCGGCGTCCACGAAATGTGGGGCGCACCCCAATCCGTCTCGCGGTCGCGCATCTTGAACTCCGAGAGGCTTCGTGTCAACATTTATCTCTCCTTCGCAGACCTAAATGAAATTGACTCTTCACGAAATTTAATGAACGATTCAACTGCCGAGTAACGCAATTACCCTCGGATCAGCCTCTGTACTCATTACTTCAACGACAGCAACCTAAATTACCTGCTCTTGCGCACTTGTCGTTGCCCTCAAAGCAAACATCACAATAAAGCACGATGAATATTTTCAGGTTACTGGGTGAGTGCGGTCAAATTGTTGATACTAGCGGTCTCTGACGAAGTAACAGCCGATTTCTCCCATCTTGCTTCAATCTTTGTTCTGCTACAGAAGATGAAGTCCTCCAGCGTGCGTGCGCCCATTTGAAGTTTGCTACAcataaactaattatatatctcaGAGCTGCTCAGGGTTGTCTTTTAAGTCACAAGCCTTGTACTTGATGGTGTTCGTGACTCGTTATCTTGGTAGGTTTTAGGGCATCAAATCCATGACCCTTCTTGAGACAGCTAATCCAGGACACTAGATTTGTTTTGGGCATTTACCGACTCGCTATACAATACGAcctttaaaatattatttatcgGCTCGTCGGGTTACATTATTTACCTTATGCTCAATGATTATCGACCTACGCATGATCCGAACCTGGACACGTTTAAGGTGCAATACTTGCTTGCCTCGAGCGCAATCCTCGCACTTTTCTTCACACATGACTATAGTATCTCGGAGGTGAGTCAATTTCCTTTTTAGTACCCGGCTGATGTTGACTGTTCGCAGATTCTCTGGACTTTCTCGATTTGGCTAGAGTCCGTGGCAATCCTCCCCCAGCTTTTCATGCTTCAACGCACTGGAGAGGCGGATACTATAACCACCCATTATTTATTCGCATTAGGGCTATATAGGGCCCTTTATATTCCAAACTGGATATACCGGTACTTTTCAGAAGGCCATTTGGACCCCGTTTCTGTCGTAGCGGGCGTCATTCAGACCCTGTTATATTCCGACTTTTTCTACATTTACTACACGAAGTAGGTTTCACTCTTCCTATATGACACACCAAATGATTGACCTGCATGCCAGGATAATGAAAGGCAAGAAATTTTCTCTTCCCgtctaaaaaaaaaaaaaaagcctgGTCCGCCGGAGGGGTTATATACGTACATTCGTATAAGCATCTTGCTTTACGTACAAAATTTTTTTCCTGTGCTTCTGGAACCTGTCGGGAGACTAATGGCTACGACATCTTGCATGAGAAGACCTGACTCGAAAAGGCAGAGCCGAAAGATAATACTCTTCTGAAAATAATATCCTCGCCGGTCATTGTGTGCCACCCCAATGGTATGTGTCAGTGGGGACAGCAGTCAGAGGCACTATTCCTGGTTATATGTACTATATGATGGAACTCAAATCAATGGGAATTATTTGACCACCTTGCATTGCAGCCTTTACTTAAAGTGAGACCCCAACACTAGGACAATAAAGGTAAAGGTAACGTTTAAAAGAAAAGATTGTTTTATAATGATAGGGGAGTTAGAATGGCGATATTTGAGCGTCGAGGTATCGGCGCTGATCGGTGTTCATTCTTAAGCCGCGAAGACACCGCATTATACCGACCAAATCGAACCCGGCTTCCCTCTTTAGTGTGGTAAAAATGGGGAACTGTATCTGTGATCACAAATTCCCTTCCACTGCTGCGAAAACGCATTGGGTTTCATGAAACAAGGGTCAGCAAGAGAAATCTCGGTGGGTGGATGATCCCTGTGTACTGGAATATCCGGTGTTATAATTAATCTGAAGCGACGGCATTGGAAGGTCATTATGGAAGGGATTCAAGTTTGCGGAAACCGGCCCTGGAAGCTGACCAAGTACTCCGCCGCTAACTGATCGCATGTGCCCGATACTCAAGCTTGCGTGCCGATGAGACTTGCGACCCGGGTCTATCCAGTTGTTTTGCTGGTGAAAACACTCCATCTGGGTTCTCTCCAGAGAAGCCGGCCCAGCAATGGCCGACTGACGCCTGGATACTGGTGGCGAGGGAAGTTTTGGGGAGCGCGAGGATATTTTGAGGGGAGG
This sequence is a window from Aspergillus puulaauensis MK2 DNA, chromosome 6, nearly complete sequence. Protein-coding genes within it:
- a CDS encoding ribonuclease III (COG:A;~EggNog:ENOG410PN1S;~InterPro:IPR000999,IPR036389;~PFAM:PF00636,PF14622;~go_function: GO:0004525 - ribonuclease III activity [Evidence IEA];~go_process: GO:0006396 - RNA processing [Evidence IEA]) translates to MDKKRKSVFSSHHGDSVLTRAKKNHLLHSSNTAPLQGFLSDTDFDNDVQIIFNIIDKITATSEDSVANPSSDILKAANDFSQALRHASTPNKPTTNLCHDRDIPTSLSSSSSLPPLPRIIDEKLERAVFTHPGVSKDPKISYDRLEVLGDAYIELIATKLIWNKFQQIPSGRISQIRELLVKNETLAEYTTEYGIDQRASVPHDYSSQPKRWTKTKGDIFEAYVAAVVLSHPNGYDIAEKWLSQLWSSKLATIEESHAHSQAKEDLAKKIMGKGVKLKYIDERKPLQHEGGMQTFFIGVYLTGWGWTNKHLGSGQGSNKTIAGNKAAQQALENGCLIKDIVASKLMHGTGRP
- a CDS encoding uncharacterized protein (COG:S;~EggNog:ENOG410PX7W); amino-acid sequence: MDWERTRRFDDHRGGESYRPGSSRGYTRRSRSPPRIRSPPNRLVADTWAPSTGRPYTRPRTRSPPPYRRRSRSPQLYNKDTGVGSYSKTYVPRRFSPRRDVRPRSPASSSRRPRSPFGEDRSRDAGWNQSTSTCRPPRDSSAGGRDYGHYRKERHPPSAGRHTRSGSPLRRGPSFEDDHRPQTTARARSPFYKGRRDATANRYLGPRRRSQSPNDIHTKRPSASGSMSNSRRSSPSDNKNNTPSRGNRSRSPPASHPLGRRRSRDWGVLLAQNDSTPSTKSNLTTPEGRIDSPTGEQMFRKSLPSNDDTRPSPLPGIQGRSNHIKASYPSNAPSQPKAFTNKRNHKSPPPGPPHGPKTLASHPRASNISLLSAPTRPRGNSTLKDSGWTTTPIRRGPAPAGSHGTPTAPRSNQLAALGVEPQRARSCHHNSVSSTSSPHTPRYSRFFVGLNTIIPGGRLHPLELDSMTEKRLSQLDADRDRLFEQISESQKLKRAGLRDWNKLDRESSICALKSELAEGHLHCITDTEGTLGRALF
- the ERD2 gene encoding endoplasmic reticulum retention protein (COG:U;~EggNog:ENOG410PKGJ;~InterPro:IPR000133;~PFAM:PF00810;~TransMembrane:6 (i38-56o62-80i96-114o120-139i151-168o180-200i);~go_component: GO:0016021 - integral component of membrane [Evidence IEA];~go_function: GO:0046923 - ER retention sequence binding [Evidence IEA];~go_process: GO:0006621 - protein retention in ER lumen [Evidence IEA]), with translation MNIFRLLADFSHLASIFVLLQKMKSSSSCSGLSFKSQALYLMVFVTRYLDLFWAFTDSLYNTTFKILFIGSSGYIIYLMLNDYRPTHDPNLDTFKVQYLLASSAILALFFTHDYSISEILWTFSIWLESVAILPQLFMLQRTGEADTITTHYLFALGLYRALYIPNWIYRYFSEGHLDPVSVVAGVIQTLLYSDFFYIYYTKIMKGKKFSLPV